Proteins encoded together in one Pseudoroseomonas cervicalis window:
- a CDS encoding redoxin domain-containing protein, whose protein sequence is MAKLLSRRATLAIPLGAVLMPVLPRLAYAAPAIGAAAPDFTAPDQDGRSRSLAEFRGKVVMLEWTNHDCPFVRKHYNSSNMQGLQRLAAEKGVVWLSVISSPPGEQGHVTAEQAKALTTERSAAPAAVLLDPQSRMARAYGATTTPHMYVIDAEGVLRYMGGIDSIASNRVDDVAKAEPLARNAMLAVAEGRPVAQPVTRNYGCAIKYAPGA, encoded by the coding sequence ATGGCCAAGCTGCTGTCCCGCCGTGCCACTCTCGCCATCCCGCTGGGCGCCGTGCTGATGCCGGTGCTGCCGCGGCTGGCCTATGCCGCGCCCGCCATCGGCGCCGCGGCGCCCGATTTCACCGCGCCCGACCAGGATGGGCGCAGCCGCTCCCTCGCCGAGTTCCGCGGCAAGGTGGTCATGCTGGAATGGACCAACCATGACTGCCCCTTCGTGCGGAAGCACTACAACAGCAGCAACATGCAGGGGCTGCAGCGCCTGGCCGCCGAGAAGGGTGTGGTCTGGCTCTCCGTCATCTCCTCGCCGCCCGGCGAGCAGGGGCATGTGACGGCCGAGCAGGCGAAGGCCCTGACCACCGAGCGCAGCGCCGCCCCCGCCGCCGTGCTGCTGGACCCGCAGAGCCGCATGGCCCGCGCCTATGGCGCCACCACCACGCCGCATATGTATGTGATCGATGCCGAAGGCGTGCTGCGCTACATGGGCGGCATCGACAGCATCGCCTCCAACCGCGTGGACGACGTGGCCAAGGCCGAGCCGCTGGCGCGCAACGCCATGCTGGCGGTGGCGGAAGGTCGCCCGGTGGCGCAGCCCGTCACCCGCAACTATGGCTGCGCCATCAAATACGCCCCGGGCGCTTGA
- a CDS encoding oxaloacetate decarboxylase translates to MGQAREEKLARFRALHAAPGAFIIPNPWDAGSARLLAGLGFAALATTSAGLAFSLGRPDGAAGREETLANARAIVEAVDLPVSADLENGFGHRPEDCVRTLHEAAAVGLVGGSIEDASGDPARPIYDFNQAVERVAAAAEAARGLPFLLTARAENFLHGRPDLDDTIRRLQAYAEAGAEVLYAPGLREIGQIRTLCAALDRPVNVVMGLVGPVFTVAELAEAGVKRISLGGSLARTALGALHRAALEIRDQGSFGFARGALTGAEVEAYMQPRPG, encoded by the coding sequence ATGGGCCAGGCCCGCGAGGAGAAGCTGGCGCGGTTCCGCGCCCTGCATGCCGCACCCGGCGCCTTCATCATCCCCAACCCCTGGGATGCCGGCAGCGCCCGGCTGCTGGCGGGCCTCGGCTTCGCCGCCCTGGCCACCACCAGCGCGGGCCTGGCCTTCTCGCTCGGCCGCCCCGATGGCGCGGCGGGGCGGGAGGAGACGCTGGCCAATGCCCGCGCCATCGTCGAGGCCGTCGACCTCCCCGTCTCCGCCGACCTCGAGAATGGCTTCGGCCACCGCCCCGAGGATTGCGTGCGCACCCTGCATGAGGCGGCGGCGGTGGGGCTGGTCGGCGGCTCGATCGAGGATGCCAGCGGCGATCCCGCCCGGCCGATCTATGATTTCAACCAGGCGGTGGAGCGGGTCGCCGCCGCGGCCGAGGCGGCGCGCGGCCTGCCCTTCCTGCTGACCGCGCGGGCGGAGAATTTCCTGCATGGGCGCCCGGACCTCGACGACACCATCCGCCGCCTGCAGGCCTATGCCGAGGCCGGGGCGGAGGTGCTCTACGCCCCCGGGCTGCGCGAGATCGGCCAGATCCGCACGCTGTGCGCCGCGCTGGACCGGCCGGTGAATGTGGTGATGGGGCTGGTGGGCCCGGTCTTCACCGTGGCCGAGCTGGCGGAGGCCGGGGTGAAGCGCATCAGCCTGGGCGGGTCGCTGGCGCGCACGGCGCTCGGCGCGCTGCACCGCGCGGCGCTGGAGATCCGCGACCAGGGCAGCTTCGGCTTCGCGCGCGGGGCGCTGACAGGGGCGGAGGTCGAGGCCTATATGCAGCCGCGCCCGGGCTGA
- a CDS encoding UxaA family hydrolase: MDALSETPFIRLHPEDSVMIARRAAPEGTPVAPGIATATRIPPGHKVAVRAHAPGEAVKRYGQIIGFATQPIAPGDWVHTQNCGMGDFDKDYAWGVDAKPTLYVPQPATFQGILRPDGRVATRNYIGIVTSVNCSAHVASMIADAFRRNPFTGSDPLAEFPNVDGVVALTHKTGCGMGDNDGLRLLRRTLAGYARHVNFSHVIAIGLGCEVNQISGLLAEQNLAGRLRNMDIQEMGGTRKTVEAGIAFVREVLAEANQVHRQSVPASHLTIALQCGGSDGYSGITANPALGAASDLLVRHGGTVILSETPETYGAEHLLTRRATSREVGEKLVGLMRWWEEYAERGQAELNSNPSPGNKAGGLTTILEKSLGAMAKAGTTNLTAVYNYAEPVTEKGFVFMDTPGYDPVAATGQVAGGANMVCFTTGRGSVFGCKPAPSIKLATNSAMYERMEEDMDVNCGTILSGRESVAECGERIFQLILRVASGERTKSEQYDFGAAEFAPWPIGATM, encoded by the coding sequence ATGGATGCCCTGTCCGAGACACCCTTCATCCGTCTGCATCCCGAGGACAGCGTGATGATCGCCCGCCGCGCCGCGCCGGAAGGCACGCCGGTGGCACCCGGCATCGCCACCGCCACGCGCATCCCCCCCGGCCACAAGGTGGCGGTGCGTGCCCATGCGCCGGGCGAGGCGGTGAAGCGCTACGGCCAGATCATCGGCTTCGCCACCCAGCCCATCGCGCCCGGTGACTGGGTGCACACCCAGAATTGCGGCATGGGCGATTTCGACAAGGATTACGCCTGGGGCGTCGATGCGAAGCCCACGCTGTATGTGCCGCAGCCGGCGACATTCCAGGGCATCCTGCGGCCGGATGGGCGGGTGGCCACCCGCAACTACATCGGCATCGTCACCAGCGTGAACTGCTCGGCGCATGTCGCCTCGATGATCGCCGATGCGTTCAGGCGCAATCCCTTCACCGGCAGCGATCCGCTGGCCGAATTCCCCAATGTCGATGGCGTCGTCGCGCTGACCCACAAGACCGGCTGCGGCATGGGCGACAATGACGGGCTGCGCCTGCTGCGGCGCACGCTCGCCGGCTATGCGCGGCACGTCAATTTCAGCCATGTCATCGCCATCGGGCTGGGCTGCGAGGTCAACCAGATCTCCGGCCTGCTGGCCGAGCAGAATTTGGCCGGCCGGCTGCGCAACATGGACATCCAGGAGATGGGCGGCACCCGCAAGACGGTGGAGGCCGGCATCGCCTTCGTGCGCGAGGTGCTGGCCGAGGCCAACCAGGTGCACCGCCAGAGCGTGCCCGCCAGCCACCTGACCATCGCCCTGCAATGCGGCGGCTCGGACGGGTATTCGGGCATCACCGCCAACCCGGCGCTGGGCGCCGCCTCCGACCTGCTGGTCCGCCATGGCGGCACCGTCATCCTGTCCGAGACGCCGGAGACCTATGGCGCCGAGCATCTGCTGACCCGCCGCGCCACCTCCCGCGAAGTCGGAGAAAAACTGGTCGGGCTGATGCGCTGGTGGGAGGAATATGCCGAGCGCGGCCAGGCCGAGCTGAACAGCAACCCCTCCCCCGGCAACAAGGCCGGCGGGCTGACGACCATCCTGGAGAAGTCGCTCGGCGCCATGGCCAAGGCCGGCACCACCAATCTGACCGCCGTCTACAACTATGCCGAGCCGGTGACGGAAAAGGGCTTCGTCTTCATGGACACGCCCGGCTACGACCCGGTGGCGGCCACCGGCCAGGTGGCGGGCGGCGCCAACATGGTCTGCTTCACCACCGGCCGCGGCAGCGTCTTCGGCTGCAAGCCGGCGCCCTCCATCAAGCTCGCCACCAATTCGGCGATGTATGAGCGCATGGAGGAGGATATGGACGTGAATTGCGGCACCATCCTCTCGGGCCGCGAAAGCGTCGCGGAATGCGGCGAGCGGATCTTTCAGTTGATCCTGCGCGTCGCCTCTGGCGAACGGACGAAAAGCGAGCAATACGATTTCGGTGCCGCCGAATTCGCCCCCTGGCCGATCGGCGCGACGATGTGA
- a CDS encoding DUF805 domain-containing protein yields MGLKSWLSFRGRIPLSTYWLAYLLPLLGAYILAVVLDAWIFGAEWRVLPGLVPTVEAAGYRFELRLGGGMLAEAVFWLNCIPGFAGATKRWHDRGRSGWWSLLILLPIIGWIWMFISLCCRDGVRGPNRYGPDPLEG; encoded by the coding sequence ATGGGGCTGAAGAGCTGGTTGTCCTTCCGCGGCCGCATTCCGCTCAGCACCTATTGGCTGGCCTATCTGCTGCCGCTGCTCGGCGCCTACATCCTGGCGGTGGTGCTGGATGCCTGGATCTTCGGCGCCGAGTGGCGGGTGCTGCCCGGGCTGGTGCCCACGGTGGAGGCCGCCGGCTACCGGTTCGAACTGCGCCTCGGCGGCGGCATGCTGGCCGAGGCGGTGTTCTGGCTGAACTGCATCCCCGGCTTCGCCGGCGCCACCAAGCGCTGGCATGATCGCGGCCGCAGCGGCTGGTGGTCGCTGCTGATCCTGCTGCCGATCATCGGCTGGATCTGGATGTTCATCAGCCTGTGCTGCCGCGACGGGGTGCGCGGCCCCAACCGCTACGGCCCCGACCCGCTGGAGGGCTGA
- the urtE gene encoding urea ABC transporter ATP-binding subunit UrtE, with amino-acid sequence MLRVENIDLFYGASRALRGVSLGADPGAITCVLGRNGVGKSSLMRAIVGLERIRGGRILWEGRDVSSLSAADRARAGIGYVPQGREIFPFLTVRENLETALAAAPRGSKVPDDVFELFPILKQFLRRRGGDLSGGQQQQLAIARALTARPRLLILDEPTEGIQPNVIKDIARVIALLAKSRNMAVVLVEQYYEFARELGDQLAIMVRGEVALAGLAGSLEEEAVRRLLTV; translated from the coding sequence ATGCTGCGTGTCGAGAATATCGATCTCTTCTACGGCGCCAGCCGGGCGCTGCGCGGCGTCTCCCTCGGTGCCGATCCGGGCGCCATCACCTGCGTGCTGGGGCGCAATGGCGTCGGCAAATCCTCGCTGATGCGCGCCATTGTCGGGCTGGAGCGCATCAGGGGCGGGCGCATCCTCTGGGAGGGAAGGGATGTCTCCAGCCTCTCCGCCGCCGACCGGGCGCGCGCCGGCATCGGCTATGTGCCGCAGGGGCGCGAGATTTTTCCGTTTCTCACCGTGCGGGAGAATCTGGAAACCGCCCTGGCCGCCGCCCCGCGCGGCAGCAAGGTGCCGGACGACGTGTTCGAGCTCTTCCCAATCCTGAAGCAGTTCCTGCGCCGGCGCGGCGGCGACCTCTCGGGCGGGCAGCAGCAGCAGCTGGCCATCGCCCGCGCGCTGACCGCGCGGCCGCGCCTGCTGATCCTCGACGAGCCGACCGAGGGCATCCAGCCCAATGTCATCAAGGACATCGCCCGCGTCATCGCGCTGCTGGCGAAGAGCCGCAACATGGCGGTGGTACTGGTCGAGCAGTATTACGAATTCGCCCGCGAGCTCGGCGACCAGCTGGCCATCATGGTGCGCGGGGAGGTGGCGCTGGCCGGCCTCGCCGGCTCGCTGGAGGAGGAGGCGGTGCGGCGGCTGCTGACCGTCTAG
- a CDS encoding protein-disulfide reductase DsbD, whose translation MFRPLPLLASGLVLSLLAAPLARPAAALESAPVASERARMTLAAEVQSVAPGQPFRLGLRQALAPGWHTYWKNPGDAGTPPELELDLPQGASATGFDWPAPYRMPFGPLVNYGYEGQVLLPLTVTPPSELQPGQVFTIEAKGSWLVCEKVCIPEEGVFRLDLPVEPTARPDPALTDAFRQAEASLPRPSPWPASLGFEGQTGALRLDSPDFAPGTLREAQFFPAEWGVLDHAGAQAMQLADGALRLALPRGAAPLPAGPIEGVLVLTDAAGARGAYTISATPGPVPAPLAAPGSALPLWQAALWAALGGLILNLMPCVFPILAMKAMGIARLSGAARGTVRGHAASYTAGVVLSFLALAGAMLALRAAGGVAGWGFQFTSPLFVTFMGWLMLAVGLNLSGVFQIGGPVALGSGAAARGGHLGSFATGGLAVLVATPCTAPFMAAAIGAAMLMPPPAMLAVFAAMGLGMAAPYALLALFPGLAHRLPRPGAWMERLKEILAFPMYGAALWLLWVLAQQVGPEGLAAALAGGLAVGFAAWALGRAQAASGPRGRWAGRGGAAIALLAALALLPQLGGAARAATGAVGAATIPGEEPWSEARLAALRAEGRPVFVNMTAAWCITCKVNERVALSGEAVRQAFAQRNIAYLKGDWTDGGPAIAAVLRAHGREGVPLYLVYPAGGGQPTLLPQILTESLVLEALPPG comes from the coding sequence ATGTTCCGCCCGCTCCCCTTGCTGGCCTCCGGCCTGGTGCTGAGCCTGCTGGCCGCGCCGCTGGCGCGCCCCGCCGCCGCGCTGGAAAGCGCGCCGGTGGCCAGCGAGCGCGCCCGCATGACGCTGGCGGCCGAGGTGCAGTCGGTGGCGCCGGGCCAGCCCTTCCGCCTCGGCCTGCGGCAGGCGCTGGCGCCGGGCTGGCACACCTACTGGAAGAATCCGGGCGATGCCGGCACGCCGCCGGAGCTGGAGCTGGACCTGCCGCAGGGCGCCAGCGCCACCGGCTTCGACTGGCCCGCCCCCTACCGCATGCCCTTCGGCCCGCTGGTCAATTACGGCTATGAGGGCCAGGTGCTGCTGCCGCTGACGGTGACGCCGCCCTCCGAGCTGCAGCCTGGGCAGGTCTTCACCATCGAGGCGAAGGGCAGCTGGCTGGTCTGCGAGAAGGTCTGCATCCCGGAGGAGGGCGTGTTCCGCCTCGACCTGCCGGTGGAGCCCACCGCCCGCCCCGACCCGGCGCTGACCGACGCCTTCCGCCAGGCCGAGGCCAGCCTGCCCCGCCCCTCCCCCTGGCCGGCAAGCCTGGGCTTCGAGGGCCAGACGGGCGCGCTGCGCCTGGACAGCCCGGATTTCGCCCCCGGCACGCTGCGGGAGGCGCAGTTCTTCCCCGCCGAATGGGGCGTGCTGGACCATGCCGGCGCGCAGGCCATGCAGCTGGCCGATGGCGCGCTGCGCCTGGCTCTGCCGCGCGGCGCCGCCCCGCTTCCCGCCGGCCCGATCGAGGGCGTGCTGGTGCTGACCGACGCCGCCGGAGCGCGCGGCGCCTACACCATCTCCGCCACGCCCGGCCCGGTGCCGGCGCCGCTGGCCGCGCCGGGCAGCGCGCTGCCGCTGTGGCAGGCGGCGCTATGGGCGGCCCTCGGCGGGCTGATCCTGAACCTGATGCCCTGCGTCTTCCCCATCCTGGCGATGAAGGCGATGGGCATCGCGCGGCTTTCCGGCGCGGCGCGCGGCACGGTGCGCGGCCATGCGGCCAGCTACACGGCCGGCGTGGTGCTCTCCTTCCTGGCGCTGGCCGGCGCCATGCTGGCGCTGCGCGCGGCGGGCGGCGTCGCCGGCTGGGGCTTCCAGTTCACCTCGCCGCTGTTTGTCACCTTCATGGGCTGGCTGATGCTGGCGGTCGGGCTGAACCTCTCCGGCGTGTTCCAGATCGGCGGGCCGGTGGCGCTGGGCTCGGGCGCGGCGGCGCGCGGCGGGCATCTCGGCAGCTTCGCCACCGGCGGGCTGGCGGTGCTGGTCGCCACCCCCTGCACCGCGCCCTTCATGGCCGCCGCCATCGGCGCCGCCATGCTGATGCCGCCCCCCGCCATGCTGGCGGTCTTCGCCGCCATGGGGCTTGGCATGGCCGCCCCCTATGCGCTGCTGGCGCTGTTTCCGGGCCTGGCCCACCGCCTGCCCCGCCCCGGCGCCTGGATGGAACGACTGAAAGAAATCCTGGCCTTCCCGATGTATGGCGCGGCGCTGTGGCTGCTCTGGGTGCTGGCGCAGCAGGTCGGGCCCGAGGGGCTGGCCGCTGCCCTGGCCGGCGGGCTGGCGGTGGGCTTCGCCGCCTGGGCGCTGGGCCGGGCGCAGGCGGCCTCCGGCCCGCGCGGCCGCTGGGCCGGGCGCGGCGGCGCCGCCATCGCCCTGCTGGCGGCACTCGCCCTGCTGCCGCAGCTGGGCGGCGCCGCGCGGGCCGCGACCGGCGCGGTGGGCGCCGCCACCATCCCCGGGGAAGAGCCCTGGTCCGAGGCGCGGCTGGCCGCCTTGCGCGCCGAGGGCCGCCCCGTCTTCGTCAATATGACCGCGGCCTGGTGCATCACCTGCAAGGTGAATGAGCGTGTCGCCCTCTCGGGCGAGGCGGTGCGGCAGGCCTTCGCGCAGCGCAACATCGCCTATCTCAAGGGCGACTGGACCGATGGCGGCCCCGCCATCGCCGCCGTGCTGCGCGCGCATGGGCGGGAGGGCGTGCCACTCTACCTCGTCTATCCCGCCGGCGGCGGCCAGCCCACGCTGCTGCCGCAGATCCTGACCGAATCCCTGGTGCTCGAGGCGCTGCCGCCCGGCTGA